One genomic segment of Gossypium arboreum isolate Shixiya-1 chromosome 3, ASM2569848v2, whole genome shotgun sequence includes these proteins:
- the LOC108475090 gene encoding DELLA protein 2-like encodes MASSSSFSSADAALEILVSCAHAIEDGNLKIADSFLHQIWNTAAVELDLISKLVRYFAEALVRRAYGLHPPYYTHSNLQIPHPLYYYYYYSRFDINEMVGEAIESATTGKKGFHLIDFHIPHLYGRGYLFKTLPNRSSDPLSVRITVVLPTFLKNTVDFQEEMEYLTEAGKLLKIELKKEDLRVVYANSLGEVDESTLDLRRTNDDEALVVYYNFKFHTLLAEAEAMKKELIKLRQLNPEIVIMQEQYANDNDGNFIKRLEYSFRYYSNFFQYYSNLFKSGKPLGYNTAKYYMRQIHNIVACEGRDRIMRHQSLDEWRDLLLTAGFLQIPFQKDVENLHALYWVEEIKEEKGCLVLSHKDCPILFVSCWRPRAGEEHFKFNLNSNNLGQGTLS; translated from the coding sequence ATGGCCTCTTCGTCTTCTTTTTCTTCTGCTGATGCTGCTTTGGAGATCTTAGTATCGTGTGCTCATGCAATTGAAGATGGGAATTTGAAAATTGCCGATTCATTCCTGCACCAGATCTGGAACACTGCTGCTGTAGAACTTGACCTCATAAGCAAACTCGTGAGATACTTTGCTGAAGCTCTAGTTCGGCGAGCTTACGGTCTGCATCCTCCTTATTATACCCATTCGAATCTGCAAATACCTCATCCActgtattactattattattactcaAGGTTTGATATTAATGAAATGGTGGGAGAAGCCATCGAAAGTGCCACGACAGGAAAGAAGGGATTTCATCTTATTGATTTCCACATTCCGCATCTGTACGGAAGGGGATACTTGTTCAAGACACTACCGAATCGCTCCAGCGATCCCTTGTCGGTCCGTATAACCGTCGTATTACCAACTTTTCTGAAAAATACCGTCGATTTCCAAGAAGAAATGGAGTATTTGACTGAAGCGGGTAAGCTATTGAAAATAGAGTTGAAGAAGGAAGATCTGAGAGTTGTTTACGCTAATAGTTTGGGAGAAGTGGATGAATCTACGTTGGATTTGAGAAGAACAAACGATGATGAGGCTTTGGTGGTTTATTATAACTTCAAATTTCATACACTGTTGGCAGAGGCAGAAGCAATGAAGAAAGAATTGATCAAATTGAGGCAGCTAAATCCAGAAATTGTGATCATGCAAGAACAATACGCTAACGATAACGACGGGAATTTCATCAAACGCTTGGAGTACTCTTTTCGATATTACTCTAACTTTTTTCAATATTATTCTAATCTTTTCAAATCTGGGAAACCTCTGGGCTACAATACAGCTAAATATTATATGAGACAGATTCATAACATTGTGGCATGTGAAGGCAGGGATCGAATTATGCGACACCAGAGTTTGGATGAATGGCGAGATCTGTTGTTAACAGCGGGCTTTCTTCAAATTCCATTCCAGAAAGATGTTGAGAATTTACATGCTCTGTATTGGGTAGAGGAAATCAAGGAGGAAAAAGGGTGCTTGGTTTTAAGTCATAAGGATTGCCCAATCTTGTTCGTATCATGTTGGAGACCCAGAGCTGGAGAGGAGCATTTCAAATTCAATCTAAACAGCAATAATTTAGGGCAAGGTACTTTATCTTGA
- the LOC108474706 gene encoding pentatricopeptide repeat-containing protein At4g21065-like yields the protein MRHIPLNSITSRKRPLYLFNLKIRTSTNNGDFADTLKIYSSMLRDTRVHGNSFTFPLLFKACASLNSLQDGTKLHAHVLHLGFQQDIFVQTSLLDMYSKCSELASARNVFDEMVMRNVVCWNTMISAYCRCFRVMEAMTLLKEMWVIGFELSASTFVSVIAACTNLRLGLSMHCCVFKLGLLHCEIPLANSVVNMYVKLGLIGDARSIFDTMDERSILSWTTIIGGYVSVGNVGEAFNLFNRMRQMGCVSQDMVLFVKIISGCVESGNLLLASSVHSLVLKSGFLGEASICNSVLNMYSKCGDIVSARRVFKMVDEKCIFLWTSMIAANTQHGYPAEALDLFKSLLRTDLKPNEATIASILSACADLGSLSIGNEIEQYVKLNGLASNQQVQTSLIHMYCKCGRIDKAEEVFAGVLHKDLAVWSSMINGYAIHGMGNEALKLFHRMQITKPCSLDHVVFTSILLACSHSGLVEDGLKYFKSMKDDYGIEPGIEHYTCLVDLLGRAGHFDLALKTIQEMALQVQAQVWAPLLSSCRKHRNIELGEYVAKKLLDLNPGNTSSYVLMANIYTSAGKWKEAAKTRSMMRNKGLVKEPGWSQIEINGSIHVFMAGDRSHHRSAGIYEKLNELNTKLTEAGYVAETDMVVHDLENEEKEESMKVHSERLAVAWGLIGTEPGTTLTIIKNLQTCGDCHSFLKFTSKVTGRHLIVRDGQRFHHFQLGSCSCKDFW from the coding sequence ATGCGACACATTCCTTTGAATTCAATAACTTCAAGGAAGCGTCCACTTTATCTGTTCAACTTGAAAATCAGAACCTCAACCAACAATGGCGATTTCGCTGACACCCTCAAAATCTACTCTTCAATGTTACGAGACACTCGTGTTCATGGCAATAGCTTTACTTTCCCATTACTCTTCAAAGCCTGCGCTTCCCTTAATTCTCTTCAGGATGGTACAAAGCTCCATGCCCACGTGCTTCACCTCGGTTTTCAACAAGACATCTTCGTACAAACATCTCTTCTCGATATGTATTCGAAATGCTCTGAATTGGCCTCTGCACGGAATGTGTTCGACGAAATGGTTATGAGAAATGTTGTTTGTTGGAACACTATGATTTCTGCTTATTGTCGTTGTTTCCGTGTGATGGAAGCAATGACTTTGTTGAAAGAAATGTGGGTTATTGGTTTTGAGCTGAGTGCTTCCACTTTTGTTAGTGTTATAGCTGCTTGTACTAATCTTCGACTAGGCTTATCAATGCACTGTTGTGTGTTTAAGCTTGGGTTGCTACATTGCGAGATACCTCTAGCGAATTCGGTTGTGAATATGTATGTTAAACTTGGGTTAATTGGTGATGCTCGTTCTATTTTTGATACAATGGATGAAAGATCGATCCTTTCATGGACTACTATTATTGGTGGCTATGTAAGTGTTGGGAATGTTGGGGAAGCATTTAATCTTTTTAATAGAATGAGACAAATGGGGTGTGTTAGTCAAGATATGGTGCTGTTTGTTAAGATCATTTCGGGTTGTGTGGAATCTGGGAATTTGTTATTGGCATCATCAGTTCATTCCCTTGTTCTAAAAAGTGGATTTCTTGGTGAAGCTTCGATCTGTAACTCGGTTCTTAATATGTATTCAAAATGTGGTGACATTGTGTCGGCTCGACGAGTTTTCAAAATGGTAGACGAGAAATGTATTTTCTTGTGGACATCGATGATTGCGGCAAATACTCAGCATGGTTACCCTGCTGAAGCATTGGATTTATTCAAGAGTTTATTAAGAACCGATCTTAAACCAAATGAAGCTACCATTGCCAGCATACTCTCTGCTTGTGCTGATTTGGGGTCACTGAGCATCGGGAACGAGATTGAacagtatgtgaaattgaatgggtTGGCGTCAAATCAGCAGGTCCAGACCTCATTGATTCACATGTACTGTAAATGTGGGAGGATAGACAAGGCGGAAGAAGTATTTGCAGGAGTGTTACATAAAGACTTAGCTGTTTGGAGTTCCATGATAAACGGTTACGCGATTCATGGAATGGGTAACGAGGCTCTGAAACTATTTCACCGGATGCAGATAACCAAACCTTGCAGCCTAGATCATGTTGTTTTCACAAGCATATTATTGGCTTGCAGTCATTCAGGGTTGGTAGAAGATGGATTGAAGTACTTCAAAAGCATGAAAGACGATTACGGAATAGAGCCTGGAATAGAGCATTATACTTGCTTGGTCGATCTCCTTGGACGAGCTGGTCACTTTGACTTGGCTTTGAAAACCATCCAAGAGATGGCTCTGCAAGTACAAGCTCAAGTTTGGGCTCCATTGCTTAGTTCATGTAGGAAACATCGTAATATCGAACTCGGTGAATATGTAGCcaagaaattgttagatttaaATCCCGGAAACACCAGCAGTTATGTTTTGATGGCTAATATATATACATCGGCTGGTAAGTGGAAGGAAGCAGCTAAAACAAGAAGCATGATGAGGAATAAAGGATTGGTTAAAGAACCCGGTTGGAGCCAAATCGAGATCAATGGCTCGATACATGTTTTTATGGCCGGAGATAGATCACATCATCGGTCTGCTGGTATCTATGAAAAGTTGAATGAGCTTAATACAAAACTTACAGAAGCTGGATATGTTGCTGAAACAGATATGGTAGTTCATGACTTGGAAAATGAAGAGAAAGAGGAGTCTATGAAGGTTCATAGCGAGCGATTGGCTGTCGCATGGGGCCTTATCGGTACTGAGCCGGGAACTACTCTTACAATCATAAAGAACCTACAAACTTGTGGTGATTGTCACTCGTTTTTGAAGTTTACTTCCAAGGTTACAGGCAGGCATCTTATTGTAAGAGATGGACAACGGTTCCACCATTTTCAATTGGGTTCATGTTCTTGCAAGGATTTCTGGTGA
- the LOC108475089 gene encoding protein NLP6-like, with protein MLEEVCFRYELPVALTWACEATTDKIMLDGKKHTLFMERTSCYASNEGSQCFMEACAKHHIQEGQAIAGKAFQSSANFHFKPSITKLMKSDYPLFNAAQLFGSHAVVAICLQNHYIIGDVYVVEFYWPEIESEKSESLALDIFSDLKNMKKKFVTIRVGGNEVGFEREAISTTLQGTMHMRNAQPASSTNDLLSSNTTWSLNAVQQCDVHEMERHGLVEQVESAPFSTPNPMSYGGVLQTQGPHKQEIGDKDFISQTVSIGDYEIVKAYMETCKVPRTKRRKYSSKVWLDFDKFEVNGKQVAKCKHCNKDFTGSSKSGTTHLKNHLERCQSKKIKKSGKAVKHI; from the exons ATGTTGGAAGAAGTATGTTTTAGATATGAGCTTCCAGTGGCTTTAACATGGGCTTGTGAGGCTACTACAGATAAAATTATGTTGGATGGCAAGAAACATACTCTATTCATGGAAAGGACTTCTTGTTATGCAAGTAATGAGGGGTCTCAATGTTTCATGGAAGCATGTGCAAAACATCATATTCAAGAAGGGCAAGCCATTGCTGGGAAAGCATTCCAATCAAGTGCTAACTTTCATTTCAAACCAAGTATTACAAAGCTTATGAAAAGTGACTATCCACTGTTTAATGCTGCACAGTTGTTTGGTAGCCATGCTGTTGTTGCTATCTGTCTACAAAATCACTACATCATTGGTGATGTTTATGTAGTAGAATTTTATTGGCCTGAAATTGAAAGTGAGAAATCAGAATCTTTAGCACTTGATATCTTCAGTGACTTGAAAAATATGAAGAAAAAGTTTGTAACTATACGAGTTGGAGGTAATGAAGTTGGATTCGAGAGAGAAGCCATTTCAACCACTCTGCAGGGGACAATGCATATGAGAAATGCGCAACCAGCTTCATCCACCAATGATTTACTAAGCTCAAACACAACATGGTCTTTGAATGCAGTTCAACAATGTGATGTTCATGAAATGGAAAGACATGGGCTTGTTGAGCAG GTAGAATCAGCTCCCTTTAGCACACCCAATCCCATGAGTTATGGAGGAGTACTACAAACCCAAGGGCCTCATAAACAG GAAATTGGTGATAAGGATTTCATTTCTCAGACTGTATCCATTGGTGACTATGAGATTGTGAAAGCATACATGGAGACCTGTAAAGTCCCACGAACCAAACGGAGAAAGTACTCGTCTAAAGTTTGGCTGGATTTCGATAAGTTTGAAGTGAATGGAAAACAAGTAGCCAAATGTAAACATTGCAATAAGGATTTTACAGGGTCAAGCAAGAGTGGAACCACACACTTGAAAAACCATTTGGAAAGATGCCAaagtaagaaaataaaaaaatcaggAAAGGCAGTTAAGCACATCTGA
- the LOC108475088 gene encoding zinc finger BED domain-containing protein RICESLEEPER 2-like, giving the protein MIIKHQSPLDMAEQEFFKIFVKNLQPMFEFQSKDILLSDIHRIYKEEKEKLQLYFDQLACNFNLTISLCKNNHGKTAYCCLIAHFIDDNWEPKMKIIACKALEHIYDTKALNEIIQSSVLEWNISKKVFSITMDNPFLNDDMFQKIKETCFSDQGSFPSTHWFIGCTFIEDGFREMDLILLKLRKSIEYVSEIAQGKLKFEEVVNQVKLQGVKSWDDLSLRLDSDFGVLHSALESREIFCQLEKIDGNFKLNPSVEEWEMVLAFHSCLKCFDDIEGTQSLTANLYFPKLCNIYKKFLHLEKSNYPIVTLVKRKFDYYWSLCNSAFAVATILDPRLKFKFVEFSYTEIYGHDSKMHLNRFHKVLTDVYYEYANEARNLSKSTSDLDDSNSSTTEIVNDCILESFSKFASANNFNEVASWKSELDCYLDEPLLPLDGAFDILYWWCINTKRFPTLAKMARDFIAMPISILAPCLNFNAMITNPTYNNLNPESMEALVCSQNWLKIPKENDGENHGPMQNMYKRKRKMEDHSNVVKVSKNWNREEANSSGDIAKGSIKNENIEASVCNRNRLEISTGKPNHGRNITALIEIPKDDSPFSNNKSGQFQSLSSESDNETTLKEQGSWCKEDVRAYLVSRFTGKENKRLNRWQTNELIGKLIGRDKEFCLMGDKLAPLLMVPHGDETRKEYYIDDCVVNTFFKLLKKRSDRFPKAYINHYSFDSQIATCLIQGSRSEHEVLAWFKAKKLRGAHKLFLPLCLSAHWVLFYVNTKEKKISWLDSNPSSRIMSNNVEKQTILQWFTTFLLPEFGYYDANEWPFLVRTDIPVQKNWVDCGVFVMKYGDCLTHGDFFPFTQNDMVHFRRRIFLDIYRGRLYGKIRQV; this is encoded by the exons ATGATTATCAAGCATCAAAGTCCATTGGATATGGCTGAACAAGAGTTCTTTAAGATTTTCGTGAAAAATTTACAGCCAATGTTTGAGTTTCAATCAAAAGATATTTTATTATCTGACATACATCGCATCTATAAAGAAGAAAAGGAGAAACTTCAGTTATATTTTGATCAGCTTGCTTGTAACTTCAATTTGACAATCAGTTTGTGTAAGAACAACCACGGAAAGACAGCATATTGCTGTTTGATAGCACACTTCATTGATGATAATTGGGAGCCAAAAATGAAGATTATTGCCTGCAAAGCTTTGGAGCATATCTATGACACAAAGGCTTTAAACGAAATTATTCAGAGCTCGGTTTTGGAGTGGAATATAAGTAAGAAAGTATTTTCCATAACTATGGATAACCCTTTTTTGAATGACGATATGTTTCAGAAGATAAAGGAAACTTGTTTTAGTGACCAAGGTTCGTTTCCTTCAACTCACTGGTTCATCGGTTGCACTTTCATTGAAGATGGTTTTCGTGAGATGGATCTAATACTTTTGAAATTAAGAAAATCCATTGAATATGTAAGTGAAATAGcacaaggaaaactgaaatttgaaGAAGTTGTAAATCAAGTGAAGCTACAAGGTGTGAAATCATGGGATGATCTTTCTTTAAGGTTGGATTCAGACTTTGGTGTGCTTCATAGTGCCTTGGAATCAAGAGAAATATTTTGTCAACTGGAGAAAATTGATGGCAACTTTAAATTAAACCCATCAGTGGAGGAATGGGAGATGGTACTAGCTTTCCACAGttgtttgaaatgttttgatGATATCGAAGGAACTCAATCACTTACTGCAAATTTGTACTTCCCAAAGCTCTGCAACATATATAAGAAATTTCTTCATCTGGAAAAGAGCAACTATCCAATTGTTACATTGGTGAAGAGGAAATTTGACTACTATTGGAGCTTATGTAATTCGGCATTCGCTGTTGCAACTATTCTTGATCCAAGGTTAAAGTTTAAATTTGTGGAGTTCTCATATACTGAGATTTATGGCCATGATAGTAAGATGCATTTGAACAGATTTCATAAAGTCCTCACAGATGTTTACTATGAATATGCCAATGAAGCCAGAAATCTGTCTAAATCTACTTCAGACTTGGATGATTCCAATTCTTCAACAACAGAGATTGTTAATGATTGTATTCTGGAATCTTTCAGTAAATTTGCATCTGCAAACAACTTTAATGAGGTGGCCTCATGGAAATCTGAGCTTGACTGTTACTTGGATGAGCCGTTACTTCCCTTGGATGGAGCCTTTGACATACTTTACTGGTGGTGTATTAATACTAAAAGGTTTCCTACACTAGCAAAGATGGCTCGAGACTTCATTGCAATGCCAATATCAATACTCGCACCATGTTTGAATTTCAATGCCATGATCACAAATCCAACCTACAACAACTTGAATCCTGAGAGTATGGAAGCTTTAGTATGTAGTCAGAACTGGTTGAAAATTCCAAAAGAAA ATGATGGAGAAAATCATGGACCAATGCAAAATATG TATAAAAGGAAAAGGAAGATGGAAGACCACTCTAATGTGGTAAAAGTTTCTAAAAATTGGAATCGAGAAGAAGCTAATAGTAGTGGAGACATTGCCAAAGGATCCATCAAAAATG AGAACATAGAAGCTTCAGTTTGCAATCGAAATAGGTTGGAAATATCAACAGGAA AACCTAATCATGGAAGAAACATTACTGCCTTAATCGAAATTCCAAAAGATGACTCACCATTCAGCAATAATAAGTCAGGTCAGTTTCAAAGCTTGTCTTCTGAGTCTGATAACGAAACAACATTGAAGGAGCAAGGATCATGGTGTAAAGAG GATGTTCGGGCATATTTAGTCTCGAGATTTACAGGCAAGGAGAATAAACGACTAAATAGATGGCAAACTAATGAGTTGATTGG AAAATTGATTGGACGAGATAAGGAGTTTTGCTTAATGGGTGACAAATTAGCACCTTTACTCATGGTGCCCCATGGTGATGAAACTCGAAAAGAGTATTATATTGATGATTGT GTCGTTAATACATTCTTCAAATTACTTAAGAAGAGATCTGATAGATTTCCAAAGGCATACATTAATCATTATTCATTCGACTCTCAAATAGCT ACTTGCTTGATACAAGGATCCAGATCAGAACATGAAGTATTAGCTTGGTTTAAAGCTAAGAAACTAAGAGGTGCTCATAAA TTGTTTTTACCATTGTGTTTATCAGCCCATTGGGTTCTTTTCTATGTTAATACCAAGGAGAAGAAAATTTCATGGTTGGATTCAAATCCATCGTCTCGAATAATGTCTAATAATGTTGAAAAACAAACAATATTACAATGGTTCACGACCTTTCTACTGCCAGAGTTTGGTTATTATGATGCAAATGAATGGCCATTTCTAGTGCGTACTGATATTCCAGTGCAAAAAAA CTGGGTTGATTGTGGGGTATTTGTGATGAAATATGGTGATTGCCTTACGCATGGTGATTTCTTCCCTTTCACACAAAATGACATGGTTCATTTTCGACGTCGTATCTTCCTTGATATATACCGTGGAAGATTGTATGGTAAAATTAGACAAGTTTGA
- the LOC108474793 gene encoding 60S ribosomal protein L38 — translation MPKQIHEIKDFLLTARRKDARSVKIKKSKDVVKFKVRCSKYLYTLCVSDAEKADKLKQSLPPGLSVQDL, via the exons ATG CCTAAGCAGATTCATGAGATCAAGGACTTCCTTCTGACTGCCAGAAGGAAAGATGCACGCTCTGTAAAGATCAAGAAGAGCAAAGATGTTGTCAAGTTCAAGGTCCGCTGCTCCAAGTACTTGTACACACTTTGCGTGTCGGATGCTGAGAAGGCTGACAAGTTGAAGCAGTCCCTTCCTCCAG GTTTGAGTGTTCAAGACCTGTGA
- the LOC108475086 gene encoding pentatricopeptide repeat-containing protein At5g16860-like produces the protein MIVVYTQHGYPSEALDLCNSLLRTDLKPNEAIITSILSACADLGSLSIRNEIELYVINRIDKAEVLGGVLYKDLAVWIPSHSRLVEDGLKYFKSMKDNFGIKPGIEHYTCLVDLLGRVGHFNLALKIENHPRDAYASTSSSLGSIA, from the exons ATGATTGTTGTGTATACTCAGCATGGTTACCCTTCTGAAGCATTGGATTTATGCAATAGCTTGTTAAGAACCGATCTTAAACCAAATGAAGCTATCATTACCAGCATACTCTCTGCTTGCGCTGATTTGGGGTCGCTGAGCATTAGGAATGAGATTGAACTTTATGTGATCAACAG GATAGACAAGGCAGAAGTACTTGGAGGAGTGTTATATAAAGATTTAGCTGTTTGGATTCCAAG TCATTCAAGGTTGGTGGAGGATGGATTGAAGTACTTCAAAAGCATGAAAGATAATTTCGGAATAAAGCCCGGTATAGAGCATTATACTTGCTTGGTCGATCTTCTTGGTAGAGTGGGTCACTTCAACTTGGCTTTGAAAATTGAAAACCATCCAAGAGATGCCTATGCAAGTACAAGCTCAAGCTTGGGCTCCATTGCTTAG